The Takifugu rubripes chromosome 7, fTakRub1.2, whole genome shotgun sequence genome has a segment encoding these proteins:
- the LOC101063646 gene encoding FXYD domain-containing ion transport regulator 6-like isoform X3, which translates to MMDLVVLVAFSCWLAPALAASADDKDYDSDFHYDYESLRIGGLIFAVVLFLMGIALIVTRKCNCSKNNKSNPRGPDAAQRV; encoded by the exons ATGATGGATCTCGTGGTGTTGGTGGCATTCAGCTGCTGGCTGGCCCCTGCACTCG CAGCGTCGGCTGATGACAAAG ACTACGACAGTGATTTTCACTACG attACGAGTCTCTGAGAATTGGGGGCCTGATCTTCGCTGTGGTCCTCTTCCTCATGGGCATTGCTCTCATCGTCA CTCGAAAATGCAACTGCTCCAAGAATAACAAGTCAAA CCCCAGAGGTCCTGATGCTGCTCAAAGAG TTTGA
- the LOC101063646 gene encoding FXYD domain-containing ion transport regulator 6-like isoform X2, with amino-acid sequence MMDLVVLVAFSCWLAPALGSAFGREVSASADDKDYDSDFHYDYESLRIGGLIFAVVLFLMGIALIVTRKCNCSKNNKSNPRGPDAAQRV; translated from the exons ATGATGGATCTCGTGGTGTTGGTGGCATTCAGCTGCTGGCTGGCCCCTGCACTCG GATCAGCATTTGGCAGGGAGGTTTCCG CGTCGGCTGATGACAAAG ACTACGACAGTGATTTTCACTACG attACGAGTCTCTGAGAATTGGGGGCCTGATCTTCGCTGTGGTCCTCTTCCTCATGGGCATTGCTCTCATCGTCA CTCGAAAATGCAACTGCTCCAAGAATAACAAGTCAAA CCCCAGAGGTCCTGATGCTGCTCAAAGAG TTTGA
- the LOC101063646 gene encoding FXYD domain-containing ion transport regulator 6-like isoform X4 produces the protein MMDLVVLVAFSCWLAPALASADDKDYDSDFHYDYESLRIGGLIFAVVLFLMGIALIVTRKCNCSKNNKSNPRGPDAAQRV, from the exons ATGATGGATCTCGTGGTGTTGGTGGCATTCAGCTGCTGGCTGGCCCCTGCACTCG CGTCGGCTGATGACAAAG ACTACGACAGTGATTTTCACTACG attACGAGTCTCTGAGAATTGGGGGCCTGATCTTCGCTGTGGTCCTCTTCCTCATGGGCATTGCTCTCATCGTCA CTCGAAAATGCAACTGCTCCAAGAATAACAAGTCAAA CCCCAGAGGTCCTGATGCTGCTCAAAGAG TTTGA
- the fcgbp gene encoding IgGFc-binding protein: MRTLLLLCAVGALLCGPSNAGSAGREFVLSLTNNRFDNKAQLQLFITAVQDHAKVTVKASPSNFQQEKTLRLGENFTASIPSVCELDILRKSQCSVIVESSADVAVTALNYKYRTADTSVVYPTTEWGKEYYVITPGSLSSKEFSITNGKDNNTVKVLLGGTFIYNGIFYYKGSTILLKLKPYESVLFASPFDLTGTTVSSEQPVAVFTGHTCTRLLNRYCNHIYEQLLPVDKWGSTFFVPPVTLQTNYDIVYVMASQPTQLNVSSSRQYTVNLGAGTLQQFNISQRSPLYLQASHGIQVLMMFSGTQKGSTFYDNFLMSVLSTDKYCSHYSLRFIKGFDNQALIVVPNMAVPKLRLDGKPLPQNTKWTQFPGTEYLWTQIDSNRGNILSSSGIPFALYSIGFSNRNGYGSAGQCVQPGKPEIPQQLTTCWAMGDPHYHTFDGRRFDFMGTCTYVITKNCMADDKLQGFEVLAENENRGSLRVSYVGVVTVKVYGITITVVRSERGRVRIDNSLWTLPIALNNNKLLLSQSGRSVLIQTDFGLTVRYDWNTRLLVSLTESYAGKTCGLCGNFNGNPNDDFTTPSGTQANGAVAFGSSWKVQGMGEKAHCRDDCVGGCDHCENKNMKHWESDTFCGIITLKNGPFSKCHSTIDPQVYLENCKYDVCMAKGSRHFLCNALEDYTEVCQTAGVQVQDWRKMSNCHVTCPANSHYELCGSACPATCSDPNAPSKCKLPCVQTCTCNEGFVLSGNRCVQTNNCGCTHEGRYVPSGESFWADDSCRRWCKCNPRNREVECKDKSCKAGEQCKVIKGVRKCHALSQSTCHSSGDPHYMTFDREKFDFQGTCVYQLAALCNNNTELEQFEVRVQNEHRHNKRVSFTKLVEVKVHSFSIIMTTSYKGNILVNNELVNLPVTLDEGRISVQKNGFFAVVTTTFGLKAAFDWRSRASVTLPGTYEGSVCGLCGNYNGKKADDLIPKNGDKPVPASEFGNSWQIGEIPGCVGGCKGVCPKCDINQKVQYEQKNFCGIINDPSGPFRECHAKVSPAEYFEDCVFDVCMYKGRKDVLCQAVASYTEACQNEGAKVFNWRTSQFCAMKCPLHSHYELCANGCPASCMSLVSPVACDSDCKEACSCDDGYVLSGDVCVPLSQCGCLYDNKYYRTGQVFYPNGKCQEQCKCKQGGEIACLDFKCGPNEECKIVKGIHKCHPVGKGVCQASGDPHYTSFDGLKFDFQGTCTYTLSKSCGLEGSNLVDFSVNVENVQWEQNKKVVVSVTKMVAVEVYGFTLIMKQKTSGILVNGVLRHLPLNLNEGAVKIYKQGQRYIVETDFELIVTYDLVYHVTVTVPGNYRDKVCGLCGNFNGNKGDDFRDSRGIIVKDVNSFGASWKVKIPGAVCLDGCEGKSCPNCKAPLKALFSTSTYCGIMTAPNGPFKICHDKLDPKPYFDDCIFDVCASNGEGSALCDSVATYAFSCHKAGVDIKNWRTKSFCPMKCPTNSHYEVCADNWALTCPGLTDIVFPTPECTEGCECNDGFSFNGETCIEENKCGCFDNGKSYKPGEVMYEENCEEKCTCQPDKGLVCEQHSCPQNTKCIVRKGVRACYHTDPCEDVKCRIKEKCRVVKGEAECVPVYTGTCWAWGDPHFHTYDGYNFDFQGTCNYVMSETCGDLDGLVPFSVTERNDNRGNKAVSYVREVHVSVYGYSITIRKNQVGRVMVDGQLLNLPVELGEGKVSLLHRGGRAVVETNFGLVVSYEWRWHLVIKLPSSYYGSVCGLCGNFNGNHADEHLDPAGEAVPSVIEWGKSWQTPDQDKDSPCSVCEKDCPTCNENMLQRYQTEAFCGALTAKKGLFETCQKKVDPQAFFHSCVYDICLNDGDKKMLCQALASYTSECNDKGVKITGWRKKYGCPMNCPRHSHYEECASPCQPSCPFPDEPVICTLNCVESCVCDKGYVLSGGVCVPQETCGCSYEGRYYKPGQRFWADEGCSRLCECDTTLGLVKCSEASCSAKEVCTLVDGQRTCAATSHATCSASGDPHYHTFDGHRFDFQGTCVYQLVGLCSRQEGLEPFNVTVQNDHRGSTSVSFTKTVKLYIYGITLTLSRQYPNRILLNDELALLPLEDSDKLKVSLSGRKAVVNTAAGITVTFDWQSTLRVTLPSTYQSMVCGLCGNYNGKGQDDMSMPNGQTTTNSNKLGESWQVALTPGCSTACQGAHCQECSEEQKSKYEAQRYCGIITEKTGSFKNCHKQLDPGPFLKDCVFDACQYHGHFAAICDAIQTYASACQNEGITVDTWRREDFCPMTCPANSHYTLCASACPTTCARLTSDDKCHKACIEGCECNDGYLLSGDTCVPVKDCGCSYEGRYYRKGDIIYPDSQCEEKCVCGETGDMSCQKTKCLKGETCKLLNGVNGCHPIKHDKCVASGDPHYISFDGRRFDFQGTCEYVLAKTCDIDPNSLTAFTVTQRNQRFGNGRVAVTKTITVQVFGYEITIKQGVPWKVNLNNELVNIPLSLDNGRVQVTQQGQNIIVQTDFGLKVLYNTVYYVEVIVPSTYQGKMCGLCGNNNNNPRDDFKLPSGQNTRDVDQFGKSWALDQHTDECGGCGKQCPVCPKAKETLFSKPDSCGIISDPKGPFKACHTEINPEPYLSDCVFDACATGGNKDTQCNNIMAYALACQGAGVQIEPWRTTSSCPASCPSNSHYELSGSTCGGTCASFIGQFACSERRFEGCQCDPGFVFDANKCVPLENCGCVFNGRYLRVGESVISSKCSSKCTCKASGMTSCQEVSCASGEECSIRDGTRGCFIRQKKCSISRKGHITSFDAMSGAIANNGAFELASLCDESNQQWFRVVVDIRVCSTGSSPTVAILYVFFKDTTVAVNSQHVTWVNGKKESLPSKMANELSIQLSEDTVVIDITPAVRVTYSRAQEVTVIVDDTLTNKLCGACGNGNDDPKDDMQTANGKVTNNVAEIVASWRAGDFSRCGL; this comes from the exons ATGAGGACTCTGTTGCTCCTGTGTGCTGTAGGTGCTTTACTTTGCG GTCCATCTAATGCTGGATCAGCGGGACGGGAGTTTGTCCTGTCCTTGACAAACAATAGGTTCGACAATAAAGCTCAACTTCAGCTTTTCATCACTGCTGTTCAGGATCATGCTAAGGTCACGGTCAAAGCTtcaccctcaaacttccagcaAGAGAAAACTTTACGTTTAGGAGAAAATTTCACGGCCTCTATCCCTTCTGTCTGTGAATTAGACATCTTAAGGAAGTCTCAGTGTTCTGTTATAGTTGAATCCTCAGCTGATGTGGCCGTCACAGCCTTGAACTATAAGTACAGAACAGCAGATACCTCTGTTGTGTATCCCACCACAGAATGGGGTAAAGAATACTATGTAATCACCCCTGGTAGCCTGAGCAGTAAAGAGTTTTCTATAACAAATGGAAAAGACAACAACACAGTGAAGGTTTTACTAGGAGGCACCTTTATATATAATGGAATTTTCTATTATAAAGGCTCTACAATCTTGCTTAAACTCAAGCCATATGAAAGTGTACTATTTGCGAGTCCATTTGACCTTACAGGAACCACAGTTTCCTCTGAGCAACCTGTTGCTGTTTTCACAGGTCACACATGTACCAGACTGTTGAATCGCTACTGTAATCATATTTATGAGCAACTACTGCCAGTAGATAAGTGGGGCTCCACATTTTTTGTACCTCCAGTCACCTTACAGACTAACTATGACATTGTCTATGTCATGGCCTCTCAGCCCACCCAACTTAATGTCAGTAGTTCCAGACAGTACACTGTGAATCTTGGTGCCGGAACATTACAACAGTTTAACATTTCCCAAAGAAGCCCACTGTACCTTCAAGCTAGTCATGGAATCCAGGTTCTCATGATGTTCAGTGGTACACAAAAAGGATCTACCTTCTATGACAATTTTTTGATGTCCGTGCTCTCGACAGACAAATACTGCTCCCATTACTCATTAAGGTTTATAAAAGGTTTTGACAATCAAGCTCTGATCGTGGTGccaaacatggctgtgccaaaACTGAGATTAGATGGTAAACCCTTGCCTCAAAATACAAAGTGGACACAATTTCCGGGGACAGAATATCTTTGGACGCAGATCGACTCCAATAGGGGAAACATTCTTTCCAGTTCTGGTATCCCCTTTGCCCTGTACAGTATAGGATTCTCTAACAGAAATGGTTATGGTTCCGCAGGACAGTGTGTTCAGCCAG GAAAGCCAGAAATCCCTCAACAGCTCACTACTTGCTGGGCCATGGGAGACCCCCACTACCATACCTTTGATGGGCGACGCTTTGACTTCATGGGAACCTGCACCTATGTCATCACTAAAAACTGTATGGCGGATGATAAGCTCCAGGGCTTTGAGGTCCTTGCCGAAAATGAGAACAGAGGAAGCCTCAGGGTGTCATATGTCGGTGTGGTCACAGTGAAGGTTTATGGTATCACCATTACAGTTGTTCGGTCTGAAAGAGGTCGTGTAAGG ATTGACAACAGCCTGTGGACTTTGCCAATAGCCTTAAACAACAATAAGCTGCTATTGTCTCAAAGTGGCCGTTCAGTGCTTATTCAGACTGATTTTGGTCTGACTGTCCGATATGACTGGAACACTCGTCTTTTAGTCAGTCTGACCGAGTCTTATGCTGGAAAGACTTGTGGGCTCTGCGGCAACTTTAATGGGAACCCCAATGATGATTTCACAACACCCTCTGGCACCCAGGCTAATGGGGCAGTGGCCTTTGGAAGTAGCTGGAAGGTTCAAGGGATGGGTGAAAAGGCTCACTGCAGAGATGACTGTGTGGGCGGGTGTGACCactgtgaaaacaaaaacatgaagcaTTGGGAGAGTGATACATTTTGTGGCATCATCACACTAAAAAATGGACCATTCAGTAAATGTCACAGCACCATTGACCCTCAAGTGTATCTGGAGAACTGCAAATACGATGTGTGCATGGCAAAGGGCAGTCGACATTTTCTTTGCAACGCTCTGGAGGACTACACTGAAGTATGCCAAACTGCTGGAGTTCAGGTCCAAGACTGGAGAAAAATGTCCAATTGCC ATGTTACATGTCCCGCCAACAGCCACTATGAACTTTGTGGTAGTGCCTGCCCAGCCACATGTTCTGACCCTAATGCTCCCTCCAAATGCAAACTCCCCTGTGTTCAGACCTGCACCTGCAACGAAGGCTTTGTGCTGAGTGGAAACCGCTGTGTGCAAACTAATAACTGCGGCTGTACCCATGAGGGTCGATACGTTCCTTCAGGGGAATCATTCTGGGCTGATGACTCGTGTCGTCGATGGTGTAAATGCAACCCAAGAAACCGAGAGGTGGAATGTAAGGATAAAAGCTGTAAGGCAGGGGAACAGTGTAAGGTGATCAAAGGCGTGAGGAAGTGCCATGCTTTATCTCAAAGCACCTGCCATTCCAGTGGTGACCCCCATTACATGACCTTCGACAGGGAGAAGTTCGACTTTCAGGGTACATGCGTATACCAACTAGCTGCactctgcaacaacaacaccgAGCTGGAACAGTTTGAAGTGCGGGTGCAGAATGAACACCGCCATAATAAAAGGGTTTCTTTCACTAAGTTGGTAGAGGTCAAAGTGCATTCATTCAGCATTATCATGACAACAAGCTACAAGGGCAACATTCTG GTGAATAACGAGCTGGTTAACTTGCCTGTCACACTGGATGAAGGGAGAATCTCTGTTCAGAAGAATGGCTTTTTTGCTGTGGTCACCACGACCTTTGGCCTCAAGGCTGCTTTTGACTGGCGTAGTCGGGCATCTGTGACACTGCCAGGCACCTACGAGGGATCTGTTTGTGGGCTCTGTGGCAACTACAATGGCAAAAAAGCAGATGACCTCATTCCAAAGAACGGTGACAAACCTGTTCCCGCGTCAGAGTTTGGCAACAGCTGGCAAATCGGTGAAATCCCCGGTTGTGTCGGTGGCTGCAAAGGGGTCTGTCCTAAATGTGACATCAATCAGAAGGTTCAGTATGAACAAAAGAATTTCTGCGGGATTATCAACGATCCCAGTGGACCGTTCCGTGAGTGCCACGCTAAAGTGAGCCCAGCTGAGTACTTTGAAGACTGCGTTTTTGATGTTTGCATGTATAAGGGCAGGAAGGATGTGTTGTGTCAGGCTGTTGCATCATATACAGAAGCTTGTCAGAATGAAGGAGCCAAGGTGTTCAACTGGCGAACAAGTCAGTTCTGTG CAATGAAATGTCCACTCCACAGCCACTATGAACTATGTGCAAATGGATGTCCAGCTTCCTGCATGAGTCTAGTCTCTCCTGTAGCCTGTGATTCTGATTGTAAGGAGGCCTGTTCCTGTGACGACGGGTACGTTCTCAGTGGAGATGTGTGCGTTCCCTTGTCGCAGTGCGGTTGCCTCTATGACAACAAGTACTACCGTACTGGCCAAGTGTTTTATCCCAATGGAAAGTGTCAAGAACAATGCAAATGCAAGCAAGGTGGAGAG ATTGCATGCTTAGACTTCAAATGTGGACCAAATGAGGAGTGCAAGATCGTGAAAGGCATCCACAAATGTCACCCAGTTGGCAAGGGTGTGTGCCAAGCCTCTGGTGATCCTCACTACACCTCTTTTGATGGGCTAAAGTTTGATTTTCAGGGGACATGCACTTACACCCTCTCCAAGAGCTGTGGGTTAGAAGGAAGCAACCTGGTGGACTTTTCCGTCAATGTTGAAAATGTGCAGTGGGAACAAAATAAGAAAGTCGTGGTGTCTGTCACCAAAATGGTTGCTGTGGAGGTTTACGGCTTCACTCTGATCATGAAGCAAAAGACGTCAGGCATCCTG GTAAATGGAGTGCTCAGACATCTTCCTTTGAATCTGAATGAGGGAGCTGTTAAGATCTACAAACAAGGCCAACGTTACATTGTCGAAACAGATTTTGAGCTTATCGTCACATATGACCTTGTGTATCATGTGACAGTCACCGTACCTGGTAACTACCGGGATAAGGTCTGTGGTCTGTGCGGCAACTTCAATGGCAATAAAGGAGATGACTTCAGAGATTCTCGAGGCATAATTGTCAAAGATGTGAACTCATTTGGAGCTTCATGGAAGGTCAAAATCCCTGGAGCAGTGTGTCTAGATGGCTGTGAGGGAAAGAGCTGTCCTAACTGCAAGGCCCCACTCAAGGCTTTATTTTCAACATCCACCTACTGTGGCATTATGACAGCACCCAACGGCCCTTTCAAAATCTGCCATGATAAATTAGACCCCAAACCATATTTTGACGACTGCATCTTTGATGTCTGTGCTTCCAACGGGGAAGGAAGCGCTCTGTGTGACAGCGTAGCAACCTATGCCTTCAGTTGTCACAAGGCAGGTGTGGACATCAAAAACTGGCGGACAAAATCATTCTGTC CCATGAAATGCCCAACAAACAGTCACTATGAGGTTTGTGCAGACAACTGGGCATTAACCTGCCCGGGCCTCACGGACATCGTTTTTCCCACCCCTGAATGTACAGAAGGCTGTGAATGTAACGATGGCTTTTCGTTCAATGGAGAAACATGTattgaagaaaacaaatgtgGCTGCTTTGACAACGGGAAAAGTTACAAG CCTGGTGAGGTGATGTACGAAGAAAACTGTGAAGAAAAATGTACCTGTCAGCCAGACAAAGGCCTCGTCTGTGAACAACATTCTTGCCCTCAGAATACCAAATGCATTGTCAGGAAAGGGGTTAGGGCATGCTACCACACAG ATCCCTGTGAGGATGTCAAATGTCGGATCAAGGAGAAGTGCCGTGTTGTGAAGGGAGAAGCAGAGTGTGTACCCGTGTACACAGGCACCTGCTGGGCCTGGGGTGATCCCCACTTCCACACATATGACGGTTACAATTTTGACTTTCAGGGCACATGTAATTATGTCATGTCTGAGACTTGCGGGGACTTGGATGGACTTGTTCCCTTCTCTGTCACTGAAAGAAATGACAATCGGGGCAACAAAGCAGTCTCTTATGTCAGGGAGGTACATGTTTCTGTATATGGCTACTCCATCACCATCCGCAAGAACCAAGTTGGCAGGGTCATG gtGGATGGGCAGCTTTTGAATCTTCCTGTGGAACTCGGTGAGGGAAAAGTGTCACTGCTTCATAGGGGGGGCCGTGCAGTGGTGGAGACAAATTTTGGCCTTGTCGTCTCCTATGAGTGGAGGTGGCACCTGGTCATCAAACTGCCGAGCAGCTACTACGGCAGTGTCTGCGGTCTGTGTGGGAACTTCAATGGTAACCATGCCGACGAGCACCTAGACCCAGCTGGTGAAGCAGTCCCCTCAGTAATAGAGTGGGGCAAAAGTTGGCAAACACCTGACCAGGACAAAGACTCTCCCTGCTCCGTATGTGAGAAAGATTGCCCTACCTGTAACGAAAACATGCTTCAGCGCTATCAGACTGAGGCGTTCTGTGGTGCTCTCACAGCTAAGAAAGGATTGTTCGAGACTTGTCAAAAGAAAGTGGATCCACAGGCCTTCTTTCATAGCTGTGTGTATGACATATGCTTGAATGATGGGGACAAAAAGATGCTGTGCCAAGCACTGGCCTCCTACACGAGCGAATGCAATGACAAAGGAGTAAAGATCACAGGCTGGAGGAAGAAGTATGGCTGCC cAATGAACTGTCCACGTCATAGCCATTATGAAGAATGTGCCAGCCCGTGTCAGCCGTCTTGTCCATTTCCTGATGAGCCCGTGATTTGTACCCTTAACTGTGTggagagctgtgtgtgtgacaagGGTTATGTTCTCAGTGGAGGCGTCTGTGTGCCTCAAGAAACATGCGGGTGCTCCTATGAGGGCCGCTACTACAAACCAGGCCAGCGCTTCTGGGCCGATGAGGGGTGTAGTCGTCTCTGTGAATGCGATACGACCCTGGGTCTGGTAAAATGCAGCGAGGCCTCCTGCTCAGCCAAGGAGGTTTGCACCCTGGTCGATGGACAGAGAACCTGTGCAGCCACCAGTCATGCCACGTGCTCAGCCTCGGGTGACCCGCACTACCACACCTTTGACGGCCATAGGTTTGATTTCCAGGGCACGTGTGTGTACCAGCTAGTGGGGCTGTGCTCCAGGCAGGAGGGTCTGGAGCCTTTCAACGTGACTGTGCAGAATGACCACCGGGGAAGCACGTCTGTGTCGTTCACAAAGACTGTCAAACTTTACATTTACGGCATCACCCTGACCCTCAGCAGACAGTACCCCAACAGGATTCTG CTTAACGATGAGCTTGCTTTGTTACCACTGGAAGACAGTGATAAACTGAAGGTGTCCCTCAGCGGCCGGAAGGCTGTGGTGAACACAGCTGCCGGCATAACCGTGACTTTTGACTGGCAGAGCACGTTGCGTGTTACTTTACCCAGCACCTACCAAAGCATGGTCTGTGGTCTGTGTGGCAACTACAATGGGAAGGGTCAGGATGACATGTCCATGCCAAACGGTCAGACCACCACAAACAGCAACAAGCTCGGGGAGAGCTGGCAGGTGGCCCTGACACCAGGCTGCTCGACAGCCTGCCAAGGCGCACACTGCCAGGAATGCtcagaagagcagaaaagcaAGTATGAAGCCCAGCGTTACTGTGGCATTATCACTGAAAAGACTGGATCTTTTAAAAATTGTCACAAGCAGTTGGACCCTGGTCCTTTCCTGAAGGACTGCGTCTTTGATGCCTGTCAGTATCATGGCCACTTTGCAGCAATCTGTGATGCCATTCAAACTTATGCCTCTGCCTGTCAGAATGAGGGAATCACCGTTGATACCTGGAGAAGAGAGGACTTCTGTC CAATGACATGTCCAGCTAACAGCCATTATACTCTGTGCGCTTCGGCATGTCCAACAACTTGTGCCAGGTTAACCTCTGATGACAAATGCCACAAGGCCTGTATAGAGGGGTGTGAGTGCAACGATGGCTACCTGCTAAGCGGAGATACCTGCGTGCCTGTAAAAGACTGCGGATGCTCTTATGAGGGCCGTTACTACCGGAAAGGAGACATAATCTATCCTGACTCTCAGTGTGAAGAGAAATGTGTCTGTGGCGAGACGGGTGACATGTCTTGCCAAAAGACCAAATGTCTCAAAGGGGAGACCTGTAAGCTTCTGAATGGAGTTAATGGCTGCCACCCCATAAAGCACGACAAATGTGTAGCGTCTGGTGACCCTCATTACATTTCCTTTGATGGAAGACGCTTTGATTTCCAGGGTACCTGTGAGTATGTATTGGCAAAAACATGTGATATCGACCCAAACTCCCTGACAGCATTCACAGTCACCCAAAGAAATCAGAGATTTGGCAACGGAAGAGTGGCTGTTACCAAGACGATCACTGTGCAGGTCTTCGGTTATGAAATAACCATCAAGCAAGGAGTGCCATGGAAAGTCAAT ctGAATAATGAACTCGTAAACATTCCGCTCTCCCTCGATAACGGCCGTGTGCAAGTCACCCAACAAGGCCAAAACATAATTGTCCAGACAGACTTTGGGCTCAAAGTCCTTTACAACACAGTCTATTATGTTGAAGTGATCGTGCCCTCTACATACCAGGGGAAGATGTGCGGTCTCTGcggtaacaacaacaacaatccccGTGACGACTTCAAACTTCCCAGCGGCCAAAACACAAGAGATGTCGATCAGTTTGGGAAATCGTGGGCATTGGACCAACATACCGATGAATGTGGAGGGTGTGGCAAACAATGCCCAGTATGTCCAAAGGCCAAGGAAACCTTGTTCAGTAAACCAGACTCATGCGGCATTATTAGCGATCCTAAAGGGCCATTTAAAGCCTGTCACACTGAGATTAACCCTGAGCCATATTTGTCTGATTGTGTTTTTGACGCCTGTGCAACGGGtggcaacaaagacacacagtgTAATAATATCATGGCCTATGCGCTGGCATGTCAGGGGGCAGGAGTACAAATTGAGCCATGGAGGACCACCTCCTCATGCC ctgcttcctgtccttcaAACAGTCACTATGAGCTGAGTGGCAGCACATGCGGAGGGACCTGCGCTAGCTTTATAGGCCAGTTTGCTTGCTCTGAAAGAAGATTTGAAGGGTGCCAGTGTGATCCTGGCTTTGTTTTTGATGCTAACAAATGTGTTCCCCTGGAAAACTGCGGTTGTGTATTTAATGGAAGATATCTGAGG GTGGGTGAGTCTGTAATATCCAGCAAGTGTAGCTCTAAGTGCACTTGCAAGGCCTCTGGGATGACCAGTTGCCAAGAGGTATCATGTGCCAGTGGAGAGGAGTGCAGTATAAGAGACGGGACCAGAGGCTGCTTCATCAGACAGAAGaaatgcagcatcagcagaaagGGCCACATCACATCCTTCGACGCCATGTCTGGAGCAATAGCCAATAATGGAGCATTTGAGCTGGCATCCCTGTGTGATGAGAGTAACCAGCAGTGGTTCCGTGTGGTGGTGGACATTAGGGTCTGCAGCACAGGGTCATCCCCCACTGTCGCCATCTTATACGTTTTCTTCAAAGACACCACTGTGGCAGTGAACAGTCAACACGTAACCTGG GTAAACGGCAAGAAAGAGTCTCTTCCCAGCAAAATGGCTAATGAACTTTCCATCCAGCTCTCAGAGGACACTGTGGTCATTGATATAACTCCTGCTGTGAGGGTCACCTACTCCAGGGCTCAGGAGGTTACTGTCATTGTCGACGATACCCTGACCAATAAATTGTGTGGCGCCTGTGGCAACGGCAATGACGACCCCAAAGACGACATGCAGACCGCAAATGGAAAAGTCACCAACAATGTGGCTGAAATTGTGGCCTCCTGGAGGGCCGGGGACTTCTCTAGATG TGGTCTGTAG
- the LOC101063646 gene encoding FXYD domain-containing ion transport regulator 6-like isoform X1, whose amino-acid sequence MMDLVVLVAFSCWLAPALGSAFGREVSAASADDKDYDSDFHYDYESLRIGGLIFAVVLFLMGIALIVTRKCNCSKNNKSNPRGPDAAQRV is encoded by the exons ATGATGGATCTCGTGGTGTTGGTGGCATTCAGCTGCTGGCTGGCCCCTGCACTCG GATCAGCATTTGGCAGGGAGGTTTCCG CAGCGTCGGCTGATGACAAAG ACTACGACAGTGATTTTCACTACG attACGAGTCTCTGAGAATTGGGGGCCTGATCTTCGCTGTGGTCCTCTTCCTCATGGGCATTGCTCTCATCGTCA CTCGAAAATGCAACTGCTCCAAGAATAACAAGTCAAA CCCCAGAGGTCCTGATGCTGCTCAAAGAG TTTGA